The genomic window ACGGAGACCAAACCGTTTAATTTTGCTCTCTCTTTTCACAGATGGAMCCGATTCACCACGTGGGTGACTGTGAcacaaaatacactgaaatttgAACGAATTAGGGCCAAATCGAAACAATTCATCACTAAARCAGAAGACATCATCTTACCCTAAGGCTTGAAAGGCAGGTATGGAGCGTGCCCAGTGCATAGAGAGAAAAAGTAGCCGGGACGCGGACTCGCAGATGTAGTTGACATTGAGGTACTCTGGTACCGGCAAAGGCATCATAAGCTGGGGAGAAATCATTTCGAAGCGTAAAGGGGGAAAACACGACGACATTGTGCgtcttaaaagcaaaaaaaaaaaaaaactagagtgAATTTGTGTTGACACGAGCAGGAGCTTCAGTGCAACAGTTCTGCTTGTACCTTGAAAGGGATGTGGCTCTCAGAAAGCAGAGGCCCATCCAGCTCCACCACCGGACCCGACTGGTCCCCCGACATCAGCTGCATGGTGGTTTCTAAAGATTCCCCGGCTGAGCCGTCGTCAGGATGTAGGACTTTGGCCAACGTGTCGAAAGCTCtgggcataaaaacaaaacaaaataaattcaagaatAGGCAGACgttaaaaagataaatgtttgtttcttacatttAGCTTAAAGAAAGCCTGTCAtttatcatataaaaaaaaggcactGGAATAGACACCCCAATACAAGATGGAACCTTTTGGGTAAAGCCATTAAGATTCATATGACTGGAGTCAGAAACCACAAGGCCCTggaagaaactaaattaaagcgtcaagagcaaaaataaaaaaataaaacaggctcTGGTTTCACTCCGGACGAATCCAGTCATTACATTCAGTCATACAAACAACGACGACAAGCATCAAAGGCATCTGACTCTCACCTGGTGATGTCACTTGCAGTGTGATCTTCAACTTTGATGTCCGTCATGGAGCCGTTGCCGTTGCTGAGCGTTTCGGCTCCCATCGCGTCGTTCCCGCCGTCGCTCAGCTCYCTGGTCTTGTTGAGGTGGGCGAGTGATGTCACCACGTTCGCCAAAGTACCAAGGTCCCCTTGAGATAGATCATCCTGTCGAGAAGAGAGACTCTTCCACTATTTTTCTACATAGATGTCTAATAAATAGAGAAGTTACCTATGAATCTACTGCACATATTTCCAGGgtacccaaaaattgtactcaagtaagattTGCTCTACTTCAGTATATTTTTTGYtcaagtaaaaataaaaagtagcYATCCAAAAATgacagaagaataaaaaaagtatttggtaaaaaggcgaCTCAGTACGTCATCAGAAGAAGCAAAATGTAGCGTAGATATTTCTGGTATAttaaaagaccaaaatgaaaacaattcacgtagttattacaaaataacaaaatcaggcaaaagaaacatatttCCAGATCAATTTCTTTCATATAAAACAAACCCAATCATGCCAGTAACTCAAACATATTAAACACTGAATGCTACCTTATCAGGGGATGCAGGAATCAGGATGGTGTTTTCCAGCTTAGGGAAGGGCTGCTGGATGTTGAGCAACATGCTAGACTCAAGCAAACTCGTGGATCTAAAAGTAGACGTTRattattgttattattagaCAACCATATTGAATAAATTCAACCATATTGATATTCAACTATATCAGGGAttccccagtgtattataagcatggcgggccaccaggctttacttgacCCTccaccaggctaagcgttgtttacttatttattttaacaccagTAACAGTGATAGCAAAGACGGGTTTTACGCTAGATTTATAAGTAATAATGCATTATCAATCTTTAGAAGACAATtatctatttaaaaacagataatgGCATTTGGTTCTACATACAAAAACTACAGAATACTAGCTTTATTTAGTGCACCgctatattttctttattgatgttttattttttWWAAATTCTGtaaatttttccacatttttttaacaacacaaCACAGTGGGCAACTTGTAGGCTTCCCAAGCACCTTATCACCAGGCTTGGCTAGTTTGCTGKGGGAAACCCTGTatagcaactttttaaaataccaWaaacattttaaaaactcagccgttgcattttaaaatcatatttgctTAGAAATTTAAAATAGTCCATGTATAATATCCAGTTATTAAAGTCAAATTGAGTAATAAGAAGCTACAGCTGCTTAATAGTTGGGTGCTTGATTACATTCTGCTACTATTGTATTTAaatagctaaaaataaacatgaaaaaggaagtttttaaatatgtctcAAAACACGTTTTAGACATATCTAAACTATTTTACTTCTGTGTGCTATTCTGCTATAAATATGCAAACAGAACATCTATTGTTTGACATCAACACTGCATGTATATTTCAACGTCAACTGGACATATCATTACTGTGGTATCTTGGGGTGAATGTTATGTACCGAGCGGTTTCCTTCTCAGATACAAAAGTGGGCGTGGCAGCCAGAGGACTGCAAAGGTTCTTCCGGATGTAGATCTTTTCCGTGGAGGCCGCACAATTCATCGATTTTTCTCTGGTGGCGACTTCGACGGGCTTCCGTTCGCACTGCACAGCTGGAAGACGACACAGTACCGCACGATAAGGCGCTGGAATCCTTGCCGACACGCTATCAAAGGTGAATAAGTAGTTAAAAAGGGTCTCTTACAATCCTGCTTCATGCCCAAAGCTATACAGCGCTGTAGTCGGCAGTACTGGCAGCGGTTTCGGTGTAGTTTGTTAATGGCACATTCTCCCGATCCCCTGCAGGTATACACCAGGTTCTTCCTAATGCTACGTTTGAAGAAGCCCTTGCAGCCCTCGCAGCTGACGGCTCCATAGTGACGCCCTGGGAGAGAAGGAAATGTTACAGCTtactacaaacacacacaacgctGGCTTAAAGTTCAGAAAAATACTGTCAGTAGTTGAGTAAAGTGTTATTTYTACCTGACGCCTTGTCCCCACAGACAACACAGTACTCCACCACAGGCTTGACGAKAGACTGGTCCGAGCCGTCAGTCACAAACTGACAAACAAGCACAACACGACGGgatgatttaattaaataaacactGCGGTAGGTTTAGGCTGACTAAACAGACCCATGATTCAGTCATATGCTCTTCCAGAGGCTTGTTTATGGAAACAGAATCGGGGACGAAGTCGACGTGCTTTGGACAGTTACCTGAATCTGCTGTCCTGCCAGTTCGGGGGCGGCAAAAAGCAGCTGGTTGACCCCGGAGCCGTCCGAAGAGGCGAGGATCACCTTGTTAGGAGAGCCTTCCTGCTTGGCCAGAATCACCTTCCCGCCAGGGGAATAGTCGGCGTTCGCCAAGATGAACTGTTGCTTCCCGGGGGAGGATGGCTCAAGTGCTGTGACAATTTGGATCTTCTGCCCGGTCTGCTGATCAGTTACGATCTATCAGAGGAAATAACATACAAAGTGTAAGCGGAATAtctacgttttgttttttgcagctaGAGCACACATTGATATGAATTGTGCAAAGGGCGGAGAGGCCTCTCGTTCACCTGGATTCGATGTCCTAAAGCCATGGTGTTGTCTGTTGACACAAGCTGAATCTTGTGAGTCTGTCCATCCATTCTAATACTGCGCACACCTTCATCCGCCACTCCTCACATCAGTGCCCCATGAGGCATACACACCTGTACGSCAGAAATCATCACAGTAAGAGACCAGKCATTTTGAAGTCCTATtctggtaaataatgacattcaTACAACATATGCAGATTTGTGTTACTGGGGTGTGGGGGAAACAGGCTTTTCAaggtacaaatatttttataataacctGATTAAGACTTMAATTTCCCATGgctttaaaattttattgatatGTTGTAAAACTGGATTTATTATGAGCTAWGAGCCATAATCAYTGAAATAAMCTTTGCAATACATAAATACACTTTATTGACATTCTAACTTTTTGATGCCCAGCAGCAGCAAGAAACAATAGATCCCGACATAAAGCAGCATGATRAACCAAAACAATGAAAGYACTATCTCAGCGAAAACAGATTCTGATTGCGTTACAATCAGACTTTACCTCCACCTTTATATGTTAGCATCTCATTCTCTCCCCTCTACATGGCACATGCCACATACTAAAGCATCGATCTGACTTGTATATCTGTGATTAAGTGTACCCTTGTGTCAGTTCATTCGAAATTGCCTGGGTCGGAAAGTATAAACAAACACTTGGTTTATTATGTTGGATGTCAGGGCGTGTTAATAATGTGGAGCCTGTGGGAAAGCAACCGAGCTACCGTTAGCCAAAACCCCGCAAAAACCGCTAAAGAGCTGAGTCCGGTGATATCAAATGAGTGGTAAAAACACTATAGTTACACATGCCACTGACAGCCGGCTACTTAAAATCTATACGGAAGATAAAGGTATTTCTTTTCCTGTCGGTGAAAGGTCAACATTGAAGGGTTAAAGCACACTAGGGTTCAAGGCCCGTGATGCCARCAGAGACAGTTCCGTTTGCGACAACCGGCCAAAATCCGTTTTGGGAGGCTTTGGATCTTCACCCATATCATCTAAATAACAAGACAACTGACGGGTTGACACCGTTAACTGTTGATATGACGATTATCTGCAATATGGATGTCTTTACTTAGGAATCTATGGAGCAGCGCTAGCACCGAAGGTAGCAATAGCTGTGTTAGCTGACGCTGCTAAGCTAACTAGCTGTCAACTTTTATCAACATTACCTTCGCTCAGCGTCTCTTAAAGTCCACCTACTGGTGCATGAGGCTAATAAAAAAGTATGACTTTGTAGGACATAGACATACCAGACCTCAGTGTAGCTCCAGACTATGGCAAGCTATKTTAGCTGGTTGTTAGCTAGTAGCTAATGGCAACTTCCTTCCTGCTTCTCCAACAGCGCGATACTCTCTCATGAGTCTCGCGTACTTTCGCAGTAACGAATGCCTCTTACCTTTTGAAAATCCGAtatgtaataaaatgtattRCTTTCAATGCAATAATATTGGAAGTGTTTTCTGTAGTTGTCGAGAGGGTCAGAGTTCGTGACCTTTTTCATCCATAAAGGTTTGATGCGCATGCGCACTAACGTTGCTGCGGTTTATGTATGACAGCGGCTGCGGTATGTTGACGGTCTGTCAGCTCTGCATCTGACTGTCTCCTTTTACTGGCTGTCTATAAATAATGCTGCTGGCTCGGATTTAGAGTGTGAATTACAATAAAGGTAAAAATGACAATCTTGAACTCTACCTAGCTGTGTTTtgcttaaattc from Poecilia reticulata strain Guanapo linkage group LG6, Guppy_female_1.0+MT, whole genome shotgun sequence includes these protein-coding regions:
- the nr2c1 gene encoding nuclear receptor subfamily 2 group C member 1, whose translation is MDGQTHKIQLVSTDNTMALGHRIQIVTDQQTGQKIQIVTALEPSSPGKQQFILANADYSPGGKVILAKQEGSPNKVILASSDGSGVNQLLFAAPELAGQQIQFVTDGSDQSJVKPVVEYCVVCGDKASGRHYGAVSCEGCKGFFKRSIRKNLVYTCRGSGECAINKLHRNRCQYCRLQRCIALGMKQDSVQCERKPVEVATREKSMNCAASTEKIYIRKNLCSPLAATPTFVSEKETARSTSLLESSMLLNIQQPFPKLENTILIPASPDKDDLSQGDLGTLANVVTSLAHLNKTRELSDGGNDAMGAETLSNGNGSMTDIKVEDHTASDITRAFDTLAKVLHPDDGSAGESLETTMQLMSGDQSGPVVELDGPLLSESHIPFKLMMPLPVPEYLNVNYICESASRLLFLSMHWARSIPAFQALGGQDNDINLMKACWNELFALGLAQCSNIMNVGTILSAIINHLQTSLQEEKLSPERGKVVMEHIWRMQEFCNSMSKLSPDSYEYAYLKAIVLFSPDHPGIDNIPQIEMFQEKAYMELQDYXTRTYPEDSYRLSKLLLRLPALRLISAAVTEELFFAGLIGNVQIDSIIPYILKMESTDYNSQAGSGV